One segment of Mycobacteriales bacterium DNA contains the following:
- a CDS encoding exodeoxyribonuclease III has translation MRFATWNVNSVTARLPRLVSWLDEARPDVVCLQETKCAAEAFPGADVEALGYQIAAHGYGRWNGVAVLSRIGLAEVALGFPGQPGYAGSGAGDTDPGQLFEVAPELEARAVGATCGPLRVWSVYVPNGRALDSPHFPYKLAWLGALRAALAPELAAHPAVVLAGDFNIAPTDDDVWDPAAFVGSTHVTPAERSELEALRALGFSDVLPRPLKYDRPYTYWDYRAGMFHKNMGMRIDLVYATGTVAAAVRDAYVDRDARKGTGPSDHAPVVVDLAAEALR, from the coding sequence GTGCGATTCGCCACCTGGAACGTGAACTCGGTGACCGCCCGGCTGCCCCGGCTGGTGTCCTGGCTGGACGAGGCCCGGCCGGACGTGGTCTGCCTCCAGGAGACCAAGTGCGCGGCGGAGGCGTTCCCCGGCGCCGACGTCGAGGCGCTCGGCTACCAGATCGCGGCGCACGGGTACGGCCGCTGGAACGGGGTCGCGGTGCTGTCCCGGATCGGGCTCGCCGAGGTCGCCCTCGGCTTCCCCGGTCAGCCCGGCTACGCCGGGTCCGGGGCGGGCGACACCGACCCGGGGCAGTTGTTCGAGGTGGCGCCCGAGCTCGAGGCCCGGGCGGTCGGCGCCACCTGCGGCCCGTTGCGGGTGTGGTCGGTGTACGTGCCGAACGGGCGGGCGCTGGACAGCCCGCACTTTCCGTACAAGCTGGCCTGGCTGGGCGCCCTGCGGGCCGCGCTCGCGCCGGAGCTCGCGGCCCACCCGGCGGTGGTGCTCGCCGGCGACTTCAACATCGCCCCAACCGACGACGACGTCTGGGACCCGGCTGCCTTCGTCGGCTCGACCCACGTCACCCCGGCCGAACGGAGCGAGCTCGAAGCGCTGCGGGCGCTCGGGTTCAGCGACGTCCTGCCCCGGCCGCTGAAGTACGACCGGCCCTACACCTACTGGGACTACCGGGCCGGGATGTTCCACAAAAACATGGGGATGCGGATCGACCTGGTCTACGCGACCGGAACGGTTGCCGCCGCGGTCCGGGACGCCTACGTCGACCGCGACGCGCGCAAGGGCACCGGCCCCTCCGACCACGCCCCGGTGGTCGTCGACCTCGCCGCGGAGGCGTTGCGTTGA